One region of Epilithonimonas zeae genomic DNA includes:
- a CDS encoding NUDIX domain-containing protein, which translates to MIDKINIRVYALCIKDNKVLALHEEYAGDHLLKLPGGGLEFGESTLECLKREFQEELNLEIEIKDHFYTQDDFLVSRFRDNEQLITIYYLAEILNEEDLLILDPCIEKTEWIPLEGENPFPLTIDKRVFDIAKQKFLK; encoded by the coding sequence ATGATAGACAAAATCAACATTCGGGTGTATGCACTTTGTATAAAAGACAACAAAGTTCTTGCGCTTCACGAAGAATATGCCGGAGATCATCTTCTAAAATTACCTGGCGGCGGATTAGAGTTTGGGGAAAGTACTTTGGAATGCCTTAAAAGAGAGTTTCAGGAAGAACTGAATCTTGAAATTGAAATTAAAGACCATTTTTATACACAAGACGACTTTCTGGTTTCCAGATTCCGGGATAATGAGCAATTGATTACAATTTATTATCTGGCTGAAATCTTAAATGAAGAAGATCTTTTAATTCTGGATCCTTGTATAGAAAAGACAGAATGGATTCCGTTAGAAGGTGAAAATCCTTTTCCATTAACAATTGACAAGCGCGTTTTCGATATAGCAAAACAAAAATTCCTGAAGTAA
- a CDS encoding sterol desaturase family protein, producing MLDEIFSENGQGIIYMWSIPIHAIVILGEMIYSHFNREKLYETKDVLSNVYLAILNYGLDLLMKGVSMAVMFFFYHHRLFTWEFNVWYFVAVFVLQDFAYYVLHYVDHHSRAFWAVHITHHSSDHFNITTGFRSPVLQPLYRYLYFSPLAFLGFNPWHIMVAYSVLQVYGTWVHTQTVKNLGFLEWFMVTPSHHRVHHACNIRYLDRNMGMALIIWDRIFGTFEKEVPEVPIKYGIYPKMEDKGPVDLVFYEWKKIARDLKQPDLKFSDKLKYLFYSPGWRHDGKGKTVRDYQREELERRIKKQAS from the coding sequence ATGTTAGACGAAATTTTCAGCGAAAACGGGCAGGGAATTATCTATATGTGGTCAATCCCGATCCATGCGATTGTGATTTTAGGAGAGATGATTTACAGTCATTTCAACAGAGAAAAATTATATGAGACCAAAGACGTTTTGTCCAATGTCTATTTGGCAATTCTTAATTACGGTTTGGATTTGCTAATGAAAGGTGTTTCTATGGCTGTTATGTTTTTCTTTTACCATCATCGCCTTTTTACTTGGGAATTCAATGTTTGGTATTTTGTAGCTGTTTTTGTTTTGCAGGATTTTGCTTATTATGTTTTGCACTATGTAGATCATCATTCCAGAGCATTTTGGGCAGTTCATATTACACATCATAGTTCGGATCATTTCAATATAACAACAGGCTTCAGAAGTCCTGTTTTACAACCGTTGTACAGGTATTTGTACTTTTCGCCTTTAGCATTTTTAGGATTTAATCCTTGGCATATTATGGTGGCATATTCGGTATTACAGGTTTATGGAACTTGGGTTCATACGCAAACCGTTAAGAATCTTGGTTTTCTGGAGTGGTTTATGGTCACACCTTCTCATCATAGAGTTCACCACGCTTGTAACATCCGATATCTTGACAGAAATATGGGAATGGCTCTGATTATTTGGGACAGAATTTTTGGAACATTTGAAAAAGAAGTTCCCGAAGTTCCTATCAAATACGGAATTTATCCTAAAATGGAAGACAAAGGTCCTGTTGATCTTGTTTTCTACGAATGGAAAAAAATCGCACGTGATCTAAAACAGCCTGACTTAAAATTTAGCGATAAGTTGAAATATCTTTTCTATTCTCCAGGCTGGCGACATGATGGAAAAGGAAAAACAGTTAGGGATTACCAGCGAGAAGAATTGGAAAGAAGAATAAAAAAACAAGCATCATAA
- a CDS encoding glycosyltransferase — MKKSIIFILPDLETGGAERIVTTIANHLPRDKFSPAILLLRKEGAYLDLLKPDVEIIDIQTPRIRHSLKPILLEIKRRKPDIVFSGFGEVNAYLSLFIKLFPKTKFIARETNVVSQHITRKEIRFFYKFYNNYDKIIAQSNDMEVDLIKNFGIKKKKLFKINNPVDVNFIEERLKQSERPIEFSHQHKNVVAIGNLSARKGFDNLLKVFSRLKNQNILLHILGDGKDKEMLLQMKEMLGLDHVIFHGKKSNPYQYLKFADLFILSSRYEGFPNVLLEAGICGVYSLANNCPGGIDEIIIDQVNGEISNIENYDDFAEKIKHSVHRSDDKDNIKASIKSRFSSEIILRKYEDLLWNL; from the coding sequence ATGAAAAAATCAATCATTTTCATATTACCCGATTTGGAAACAGGAGGAGCCGAGCGTATTGTAACTACAATTGCCAATCATCTCCCCAGAGACAAATTTTCACCAGCGATTCTTTTGTTAAGGAAAGAAGGTGCCTATCTTGATCTGTTAAAGCCAGATGTGGAAATTATTGATATCCAGACGCCAAGGATCAGACATTCTTTAAAGCCCATTCTTCTGGAAATCAAGCGTAGAAAACCAGATATTGTGTTTTCAGGCTTTGGAGAAGTAAATGCTTATCTATCATTATTCATAAAACTTTTTCCAAAAACTAAATTCATCGCAAGAGAAACCAATGTTGTTTCTCAACACATTACAAGAAAAGAGATCAGATTTTTCTATAAGTTCTACAATAATTACGATAAGATCATAGCTCAAAGTAATGATATGGAAGTGGATCTGATCAAGAATTTTGGGATTAAGAAAAAGAAACTATTTAAAATTAATAATCCTGTTGATGTCAATTTCATAGAAGAAAGACTAAAACAATCGGAACGGCCAATAGAGTTTTCTCATCAGCATAAAAATGTTGTTGCTATTGGAAATTTGTCAGCTAGAAAAGGATTTGATAATCTTCTGAAAGTATTTTCCAGACTCAAAAATCAGAATATTTTACTTCATATCCTTGGTGATGGAAAAGATAAAGAAATGCTTTTGCAGATGAAAGAAATGTTGGGGTTGGATCACGTTATTTTTCACGGAAAAAAAAGCAATCCTTATCAATATTTAAAATTTGCTGATCTGTTCATTTTGTCTTCCAGATATGAAGGTTTTCCAAATGTACTGTTGGAGGCCGGAATTTGTGGCGTTTATTCTTTAGCTAACAATTGTCCCGGCGGAATTGATGAGATTATTATCGATCAAGTCAACGGTGAAATCTCCAACATTGAAAACTATGATGATTTTGCTGAAAAAATAAAGCATTCTGTTCATAGGAGCGATGATAAAGATAATATCAAAGCTTCTATAAAATCTCGTTTTTCTTCCGAAATTATCCTGAGAAAATATGAAGATCTGCTTTGGAATTTATAA
- the recQ gene encoding DNA helicase RecQ: MDTKDINLSAELKKYFGFSKFKGQQEQIIQELLGGKDIFVLMPTGGGKSLCYQLPALISEGTAIVVSPLIALMKNQVDAVNGLSSDEGVAHVLNSSLNKTQTKQVMDDITAGKTKLLYVAPESLIKEEYLEFLKAVKISFVAIDEAHCISEWGHDFRPEYRNLKGIIDKIADVPVIALTATATPKVQDDIQKTLGMNNALVFKESFNRANLFYEIRPKVNVDKEILRFINQHKGKSGIVYCLSRRKVEEFAQLLQVNGVNALPYHAGLDQKLRVANQDKFLMEEADVIVATIAFGMGIDKPDVRFVIHYDIPKSLESYYQETGRAGRDGGEGHCLAFYDPKDIEKLEKFLAQKPVSEREIGLQLLNEVVGYAETSMSRRQYLLYYFGEKFDPVKGEGALMCDNSQNPPKLKDAGQDLKKVLEMIKSLGEKFRTKDLISIIAGKESAVTKSYKLEQTEFFGFGKAESDNYWKSIIRQATVQDFLKKDIETYGVLKISEKGNEFINGKNKQSFFIAEDREYDLVQSKSKADSEQVQTQAGGGLDQLLFGQLKELRKTVAKKHGIPPYTVFMDPSLEDMTVQYPITVEEVAKIYGVGEGKARKYGKEFADFIKKYVEDNEIERTQDMVMKQVANKSSHKVFIIQNTDKKIDLEDIAKAKNLSMTELLSEMESIIYQGTKLNIDYYIDENFDEDIVEEFMDFMKNSESDSMKTLLAEYGDDLTDEEVRILRIKFISDVAN; the protein is encoded by the coding sequence ATGGACACAAAAGACATCAACTTATCTGCTGAACTCAAAAAATATTTCGGATTTTCAAAATTCAAAGGTCAGCAAGAGCAGATTATACAAGAACTTCTCGGTGGCAAAGATATATTTGTTTTGATGCCGACTGGTGGTGGAAAATCACTTTGTTATCAGCTTCCGGCATTGATTTCTGAAGGAACAGCGATTGTTGTTTCACCATTGATTGCATTGATGAAAAATCAGGTAGATGCTGTCAACGGTTTATCTTCAGACGAAGGTGTTGCCCATGTTCTGAATTCTTCTCTTAATAAAACCCAGACCAAGCAAGTGATGGATGACATCACAGCTGGTAAAACCAAACTGCTTTATGTCGCTCCGGAATCTCTTATCAAGGAAGAATATCTTGAGTTCCTAAAAGCTGTGAAAATCTCTTTTGTTGCGATAGACGAGGCACACTGTATCTCAGAATGGGGACACGATTTCCGTCCTGAATATAGAAACCTAAAAGGTATAATTGATAAAATTGCGGATGTGCCTGTAATTGCATTAACGGCTACTGCAACCCCAAAAGTTCAGGATGATATTCAGAAAACTTTGGGAATGAACAATGCTTTGGTTTTCAAGGAAAGTTTTAACAGAGCTAATTTGTTTTACGAAATCCGTCCGAAAGTCAATGTAGATAAAGAAATCTTAAGATTCATCAATCAACATAAAGGAAAATCAGGAATTGTCTATTGTCTTAGCAGAAGAAAAGTGGAAGAATTTGCTCAGCTTTTGCAAGTTAACGGCGTAAATGCTTTGCCTTATCACGCTGGATTAGATCAAAAATTAAGAGTCGCTAATCAGGATAAGTTCTTGATGGAAGAAGCAGATGTGATTGTTGCAACTATTGCATTCGGGATGGGAATTGATAAGCCGGATGTTCGATTTGTAATTCATTATGATATCCCGAAATCTTTGGAAAGTTATTATCAGGAAACTGGTCGTGCAGGCAGAGATGGAGGAGAAGGACATTGTTTGGCTTTCTACGATCCGAAAGATATTGAGAAATTAGAAAAATTCTTAGCTCAAAAACCGGTTTCGGAAAGAGAAATTGGGCTTCAATTGCTTAATGAAGTTGTAGGTTATGCAGAAACTTCAATGAGCAGAAGACAATATTTGCTTTATTATTTTGGAGAAAAATTTGACCCGGTAAAAGGAGAAGGTGCTCTGATGTGTGATAATTCGCAAAATCCACCAAAACTAAAAGATGCTGGACAGGACTTGAAAAAAGTTTTAGAAATGATCAAATCTTTGGGTGAAAAATTCCGTACAAAGGATTTGATTTCCATTATCGCCGGCAAAGAATCTGCGGTTACCAAATCTTATAAATTGGAGCAGACAGAATTTTTCGGATTCGGAAAGGCTGAAAGTGATAACTATTGGAAATCTATTATCAGACAAGCAACTGTTCAGGATTTCCTGAAAAAAGATATTGAAACTTATGGTGTTTTAAAAATTTCTGAAAAAGGAAATGAATTCATCAACGGTAAAAACAAACAATCATTCTTCATAGCAGAAGACAGAGAATATGATCTTGTGCAATCCAAATCAAAAGCGGATAGCGAGCAAGTTCAAACTCAAGCAGGAGGTGGATTGGATCAATTATTATTTGGTCAATTGAAAGAACTTCGTAAGACTGTTGCTAAAAAACACGGGATTCCGCCATATACGGTTTTTATGGATCCAAGTCTGGAAGATATGACGGTACAATATCCGATAACTGTAGAAGAAGTTGCAAAAATCTATGGTGTTGGTGAAGGAAAAGCCAGAAAGTACGGAAAAGAATTTGCTGACTTTATTAAGAAATATGTTGAGGATAATGAGATAGAAAGAACTCAGGATATGGTGATGAAACAGGTGGCCAACAAATCCAGTCACAAAGTATTTATCATTCAAAACACCGATAAAAAGATTGATCTGGAGGATATTGCTAAAGCAAAAAATCTTTCGATGACAGAGCTTCTTTCTGAAATGGAAAGTATCATTTATCAAGGTACAAAACTGAATATCGATTATTATATTGATGAGAATTTTGATGAAGATATTGTTGAAGAGTTTATGGATTTTATGAAAAACTCAGAAAGTGACAGTATGAAAACTTTGCTTGCAGAATATGGCGACGATTTGACTGATGAAGAAGTGAGGATTCTAAGAATCAAATTTATTAGTGATGTAGCTAATTAA
- a CDS encoding SIS domain-containing protein: protein MDPKEIIANAHLALDIEISELNNLRNRLDNSFIKSVLTINEAKGKLIIVGIGKSAHVANKIVATLNSTGTPSQFLHAAEAIHGDLGVIQKQDVVLCISYSGNSPEIVNLLPFLKEYSSALIGMTGNPESKLGKASDIILNTHVEKEACPNKLAPTSSTTVQMALGDALAICLMEINGFKDIDFAKFHPGGSLGKNLTAKVEQFVSQNKPEVSPESGIRDVIISVSGSKHGITVVIENEKIMGVITDGDIRRMLLNQDDISKVKASDIISKNPKSIDKNQLAKEAMQILKQFNIGQLIVTDNGKYFGIIDIHTLLDEGIN from the coding sequence TTGGATCCAAAAGAGATAATAGCAAATGCCCATCTGGCGCTGGATATAGAAATCAGTGAGTTGAACAATCTCAGAAACCGATTGGATAACAGTTTCATAAAAAGCGTTTTGACTATTAATGAAGCCAAAGGAAAATTGATTATTGTTGGAATTGGGAAATCTGCGCACGTTGCTAATAAAATTGTCGCTACGCTAAATTCTACGGGAACACCTTCACAATTCCTTCACGCTGCCGAAGCTATACACGGTGATCTTGGTGTGATTCAGAAACAGGATGTGGTTTTATGCATTTCTTATTCTGGAAATTCTCCAGAGATTGTGAATCTTCTACCCTTCCTTAAAGAATATTCATCCGCTTTAATCGGAATGACCGGAAACCCTGAAAGTAAACTGGGAAAAGCTTCTGACATCATTCTGAATACACACGTAGAAAAAGAAGCTTGTCCTAATAAATTAGCGCCTACAAGTTCTACAACAGTTCAAATGGCTTTAGGAGACGCTTTAGCAATTTGTTTAATGGAGATTAACGGGTTTAAAGATATCGATTTTGCTAAATTCCATCCGGGTGGAAGTCTGGGTAAGAATCTGACGGCAAAAGTGGAACAATTTGTTTCCCAGAACAAACCGGAGGTTTCTCCAGAATCAGGAATCAGAGATGTGATTATTTCTGTCAGCGGTTCAAAACACGGGATTACAGTCGTTATTGAAAACGAAAAGATAATGGGCGTTATCACAGACGGTGACATCCGAAGAATGCTCCTGAATCAAGACGACATTTCTAAAGTGAAAGCTTCTGATATCATTAGTAAAAATCCAAAATCCATCGATAAAAATCAATTAGCAAAAGAAGCTATGCAGATTTTGAAACAATTCAACATAGGTCAGTTAATTGTAACTGATAATGGAAAATATTTCGGTATCATAGACATTCACACGTTATTAGACGAAGGTATTAATTAA
- the tatC gene encoding twin-arginine translocase subunit TatC, whose protein sequence is MSEEKEMSFLGHIGELRSHLVRSILAIVILAIIVGFNINWVMDHIFFGPTRNDFLTFRIVNHFSRELTGNDSFILPAQFSVQQKQLFQQFNVMMAVSIFSGVVLAFPYIVWEIWKFISPALMPNEKKNSIFYINAIWMLFMTGVLTGYFLILPFAINFGLLFKVSDNIVQLFDLSDYTTLFLQVTMGMGVVFLFPIAVYILTSIGILTPKFLRTYRRHAIVLIMVVAAIITPADVLSMMAAALPLVLLYEISVIMSNVIYKKMQKKNLKNEN, encoded by the coding sequence ATGAGCGAAGAAAAGGAAATGTCCTTCCTTGGACATATTGGAGAACTGAGGTCACACCTTGTAAGATCTATTTTAGCGATTGTCATTTTAGCCATTATTGTTGGGTTCAATATCAACTGGGTGATGGATCATATCTTTTTTGGTCCTACAAGAAATGATTTTTTGACTTTCCGGATTGTGAATCATTTCTCCAGAGAGTTGACGGGCAATGACAGTTTTATTCTGCCAGCACAATTCAGTGTTCAACAGAAACAATTGTTTCAACAGTTCAATGTAATGATGGCAGTTTCTATCTTTTCGGGTGTTGTTTTAGCTTTTCCTTATATCGTTTGGGAAATCTGGAAATTCATCAGTCCTGCTCTAATGCCTAATGAGAAAAAGAATTCGATTTTTTACATCAATGCGATTTGGATGTTATTTATGACCGGAGTTCTTACAGGTTATTTTCTGATTTTACCTTTTGCAATCAATTTTGGTTTGTTGTTCAAAGTTTCTGATAATATCGTTCAGTTGTTTGATTTGTCAGATTATACGACTCTATTTTTACAAGTCACAATGGGAATGGGTGTAGTTTTTCTTTTTCCCATTGCTGTTTATATCTTAACATCCATTGGAATCTTGACTCCAAAATTCCTTAGAACATACAGAAGACACGCTATTGTTTTGATTATGGTTGTTGCGGCAATTATCACTCCTGCTGATGTTTTGAGTATGATGGCGGCAGCACTTCCTCTGGTTTTACTTTACGAAATCAGTGTGATAATGTCCAATGTCATTTATAAGAAAATGCAGAAAAAGAATCTTAAAAACGAAAATTAA
- a CDS encoding Crp/Fnr family transcriptional regulator, whose translation MDVLKSIYQHPAFSEEDLNLIFDKHDKLQFKKGDFFLKENEISNAYFVLESGVARSFVYDTDNNDITINFFTEFDIIIEASSIFQRIPSIENIQAETDCLVWKINYEDFQELFLTIPALTEWGRAWMSYQLFYLKNRSVEMITKSATERYLDLIQEKPDVLKFAPLKNVASYLGITDTSLSRIRKEIVKG comes from the coding sequence ATGGACGTATTAAAAAGTATCTATCAGCATCCCGCATTTTCAGAAGAAGACCTTAACCTAATCTTCGATAAACACGATAAATTACAATTCAAGAAAGGGGATTTTTTTCTGAAAGAAAATGAAATTTCCAATGCTTACTTTGTTTTGGAAAGCGGTGTTGCACGTTCCTTTGTTTATGATACAGATAATAATGATATTACAATTAATTTCTTTACAGAATTTGACATCATCATAGAAGCTTCGTCTATTTTCCAAAGAATTCCTTCGATAGAGAACATTCAGGCAGAGACAGATTGTTTGGTTTGGAAAATCAATTACGAAGATTTTCAGGAGTTATTTTTGACAATCCCAGCATTGACGGAATGGGGAAGAGCGTGGATGTCTTATCAGTTATTTTATCTTAAAAACCGCTCCGTAGAAATGATAACCAAATCTGCAACAGAACGTTATCTGGACTTAATTCAAGAAAAACCTGATGTTCTGAAATTCGCGCCACTTAAAAATGTAGCTTCTTATCTAGGTATTACAGATACATCACTCAGTAGAATTAGAAAAGAGATTGTAAAAGGTTAA
- the tpx gene encoding thiol peroxidase: MSQITFKGSPINTVGSLPEVGTVAQEFTLVGADLSEKHLADYTGKKVLLNIFPSIDTGVCAASARQFNKEASSLENTVVINVSRDLPFALNRFCAAEGLDNVEVLSDFRGNFGEDYGVTLDDSPLRGLLSRAVVALDEKGTVIYTEQVPEIGQEPNYAEAVNALK, from the coding sequence ATGTCACAAATTACATTCAAAGGAAGTCCTATCAATACTGTAGGAAGTTTGCCAGAAGTTGGAACTGTTGCTCAGGAGTTTACCTTAGTTGGAGCAGATTTATCGGAAAAGCATTTGGCAGATTATACAGGAAAAAAAGTATTACTGAATATCTTCCCAAGCATCGATACAGGTGTTTGCGCTGCGTCTGCAAGACAATTCAATAAAGAAGCTAGTTCTTTGGAAAATACTGTTGTTATCAACGTTTCAAGGGATTTGCCTTTTGCGCTTAACAGATTTTGCGCTGCCGAAGGTCTTGATAATGTAGAGGTTTTGTCAGATTTCAGAGGGAATTTTGGAGAAGATTATGGCGTGACTTTGGATGATTCTCCATTGAGAGGTTTGTTGAGCAGAGCAGTTGTTGCTTTGGATGAAAAAGGAACTGTTATTTACACAGAACAAGTTCCAGAGATAGGACAGGAGCCAAATTACGCAGAAGCTGTAAACGCTTTGAAATAA
- a CDS encoding T9SS type A sorting domain-containing protein, protein MRKLNFCVLLIFPLLGSAQSVIGNINSGAVSENSFNHSVGEIYVIPSNPEDANSGTLGILYQTTLKVLGINEILKDEIKIYPNPTTDFINLKLSSKTKIDEAVIYDNSGRIILKTKVESDKIDLRSLNTGIYLLYFTNTDIKPIKIIKK, encoded by the coding sequence ATGAGAAAATTAAATTTTTGTGTATTACTGATTTTTCCTTTGCTAGGAAGTGCTCAGTCAGTCATTGGAAATATTAACTCCGGTGCTGTTTCTGAGAATTCTTTCAACCATTCTGTAGGAGAAATCTATGTAATACCATCTAATCCGGAAGATGCAAATTCCGGAACACTGGGAATCCTATACCAAACTACTCTAAAGGTTTTAGGTATTAATGAAATTTTGAAGGATGAAATTAAAATCTATCCTAATCCAACAACCGATTTTATCAATCTAAAATTAAGCTCAAAAACTAAAATTGACGAAGCTGTTATTTACGACAATTCAGGCAGAATTATTTTAAAAACAAAAGTAGAATCGGATAAGATAGATTTACGTTCCCTAAATACAGGAATTTATCTACTTTATTTCACCAACACAGACATCAAACCTATAAAAATTATAAAAAAATAA
- a CDS encoding NADP-dependent isocitrate dehydrogenase produces MSEKSKIIYTLTDEAPMLATHSFLPIVKAFTSVADVNIVPKDISLSGRILANFPEFLTDDQKIGDALTELGELATTPEANIIKLPNISASVPQLDEAIAELQSKGFAVPNYPAEPKTEEEKAIKAKYAKVLGSAVNPVLREGNSDRRAPKAVKNYAKANPHKMGAWAADSKTDVAHMTSGDFYGTETSTTVENDSKFKIVFFGNDGSEKVLKDFANLKAGEVIDSSVMNLNSLKDFVQTAIDEAKQRGVILSAHLKATMMKISDPIIFGAIVETFFKDVFSKYAETFKSLDINPNNGLQNLYDKIAGIPQEAEIKADIEKALENGPRVAMVNSDKGITNFHVPSDIIVDASMAALIRNGGKMWDKVGAEDDTVAIIPDRSYAGFYQAAIDDMKANGKLDPTTMGSVPNVGLMAQKAEEYGSHDKTFQAEADGTVKVIDENGNVLLEQKVEKSDIFRMCQTKDAPIQDWVKLAVNRARLSDTPAIFWLDKARAHDREIIKKVEKYLQDYDTTGLDIRILDVKDAMTETLKRAREGKDTISVSGNVLRDYLTDLFPILELGTSAKMLSIVPLMNGGGLFETGAGGSAPKHVEQFIEEGYLRWDSLGEFLALQASLEHLAQTQNNTKSQVLADALDEANAKFLATDKSPARKVGEIDNRGSHFYLAMYWAEALANQTADAELAQQFAPIAEAMKENEEVINAELIGAQGKPQDIEGYYKTDTYKTYAAMRPSTVLNEIIDGI; encoded by the coding sequence ATGTCAGAAAAATCAAAAATTATCTACACGCTTACGGATGAAGCGCCAATGCTTGCAACGCATTCTTTTTTGCCTATCGTTAAGGCTTTTACTTCGGTTGCAGACGTTAACATTGTTCCAAAAGACATTTCACTTTCGGGGAGAATCTTAGCTAACTTTCCAGAGTTCTTGACTGATGACCAAAAAATCGGAGATGCTTTAACGGAACTTGGTGAATTGGCAACAACTCCGGAAGCGAACATTATTAAATTACCAAACATTTCTGCTTCTGTTCCCCAATTAGACGAGGCTATTGCAGAATTACAATCCAAAGGTTTCGCAGTTCCAAACTATCCTGCTGAACCAAAAACTGAAGAAGAAAAAGCAATCAAAGCCAAATATGCTAAAGTTCTGGGCTCTGCCGTAAATCCTGTTCTTAGAGAAGGAAACTCAGACAGACGCGCGCCAAAAGCTGTTAAAAACTATGCCAAAGCTAATCCTCACAAAATGGGAGCTTGGGCAGCTGATAGCAAAACCGATGTTGCGCATATGACCAGCGGAGATTTCTACGGAACAGAAACTTCTACCACTGTTGAAAATGATTCTAAATTCAAGATTGTTTTCTTTGGGAATGACGGTTCTGAGAAAGTTCTTAAAGATTTCGCAAACCTTAAGGCCGGTGAAGTAATTGATTCTTCTGTAATGAATCTTAACTCATTGAAAGATTTTGTTCAGACAGCAATTGATGAAGCAAAACAAAGAGGTGTCATTCTTTCTGCGCACCTGAAAGCGACAATGATGAAAATCTCTGACCCGATTATTTTCGGAGCTATTGTTGAGACGTTCTTCAAAGATGTTTTCTCTAAATATGCCGAGACATTCAAATCTCTGGACATCAATCCAAACAACGGATTACAAAACCTTTACGATAAAATTGCCGGAATTCCTCAGGAAGCGGAAATCAAAGCTGACATCGAAAAAGCTCTTGAAAACGGACCTAGAGTCGCAATGGTTAACTCTGACAAAGGAATCACGAATTTCCACGTTCCTTCTGACATCATCGTTGATGCATCTATGGCTGCATTAATCAGAAACGGCGGAAAAATGTGGGATAAAGTTGGTGCTGAAGATGATACAGTAGCAATTATTCCAGACCGTTCTTACGCAGGTTTCTATCAGGCTGCTATTGATGATATGAAGGCTAATGGAAAACTGGATCCAACAACAATGGGTTCTGTTCCAAACGTTGGTCTAATGGCTCAAAAAGCTGAAGAATATGGTTCTCACGATAAAACTTTCCAAGCTGAAGCTGACGGGACTGTAAAAGTTATTGACGAAAACGGAAACGTACTTTTGGAACAAAAAGTTGAAAAATCTGATATCTTCAGAATGTGTCAGACTAAAGATGCGCCAATCCAAGACTGGGTAAAATTAGCTGTGAACAGAGCAAGATTGTCTGATACTCCTGCCATTTTCTGGTTGGACAAAGCAAGAGCACACGACAGAGAAATCATCAAAAAAGTTGAGAAATATCTTCAAGATTACGATACAACCGGACTTGATATCAGAATTCTTGATGTGAAAGATGCAATGACAGAAACGCTTAAAAGAGCAAGAGAAGGTAAAGACACCATCTCTGTTTCCGGAAACGTTTTGAGAGACTATTTGACTGACTTATTCCCTATTTTGGAATTAGGAACTTCTGCAAAAATGCTGTCTATCGTTCCTTTGATGAACGGTGGCGGTTTGTTCGAAACTGGTGCTGGTGGTTCTGCACCAAAACACGTTGAACAATTTATTGAAGAAGGTTATTTAAGATGGGATTCTTTAGGTGAATTCTTAGCTTTACAAGCTTCTTTAGAGCATTTGGCACAAACTCAAAACAATACAAAATCTCAGGTTTTAGCGGATGCATTGGATGAAGCGAATGCTAAATTCTTAGCGACTGATAAGTCTCCTGCAAGAAAAGTTGGAGAAATCGATAACAGAGGTTCTCACTTCTACTTAGCAATGTATTGGGCAGAAGCATTGGCAAATCAGACTGCCGATGCTGAATTGGCTCAACAATTCGCTCCAATTGCGGAAGCAATGAAAGAAAACGAAGAAGTTATCAATGCTGAACTCATTGGTGCTCAAGGTAAACCACAGGATATTGAAGGTTACTACAAAACGGATACATACAAAACGTATGCAGCGATGAGACCAAGCACAGTTTTAAATGAAATCATCGACGGAATCTAA
- a CDS encoding winged helix-turn-helix transcriptional regulator, with protein MERDQTEELRALQDTLYFIGGKWRIPVINSLCNGNRRFREIERSIPGITTRMLSKELKEMEMNKLVKRNVYPETPVLIEYEPTEYCRTFGNIIQEMIIWGREHRKVIVEDKI; from the coding sequence ATGGAAAGAGATCAGACAGAAGAGCTTAGAGCTTTACAGGACACCCTTTATTTCATTGGCGGAAAGTGGAGAATTCCTGTTATCAACTCGCTTTGTAACGGTAACAGACGTTTCCGTGAGATTGAAAGAAGTATTCCGGGAATTACTACAAGAATGCTTTCAAAAGAATTGAAAGAAATGGAAATGAATAAGCTGGTTAAGCGAAATGTTTATCCGGAAACTCCTGTTTTAATTGAATATGAACCAACGGAATATTGCAGAACGTTTGGAAATATTATTCAGGAAATGATTATTTGGGGAAGGGAGCATCGAAAGGTGATTGTGGAGGATAAAATTTAG